Proteins from one Actinomycetes bacterium genomic window:
- the rpiA gene encoding ribose-5-phosphate isomerase RpiA, giving the protein MTNDPQAAAKQRAGETAVDRYVRSGMRIGLGTGSTAVWAIRRLGGLLASGALTDVAGVPTSEASRVEALTCGVPLTTLDDDPRLDLTIDGADEVSPALDLVKGGGGAHLREKIVAQVSDRLVIVCDPSKLVTALGETFAIPVEVVRMARRPEQAFLESLGARASWRQRADGSGPFVTDEGNWILDADFGPLDDPAAVLRRLQERAGVVEVGLFLGLADVVLVAEPDGVRELHRSRS; this is encoded by the coding sequence GTGACCAACGACCCCCAGGCGGCAGCCAAGCAGCGAGCCGGCGAGACCGCCGTCGACCGGTACGTCCGATCGGGCATGCGCATCGGACTCGGCACCGGCAGCACCGCGGTGTGGGCGATCCGCCGGCTCGGCGGGCTGCTCGCGTCCGGCGCGCTGACCGACGTCGCCGGCGTGCCGACGTCCGAGGCCAGCCGGGTCGAGGCGCTGACCTGCGGCGTGCCGCTCACCACGCTGGACGACGACCCGCGGCTGGACCTCACCATCGACGGCGCCGACGAGGTGTCCCCGGCGCTGGACCTGGTCAAGGGCGGCGGCGGCGCGCACCTGCGAGAGAAGATCGTGGCCCAGGTCAGCGACCGGCTGGTCATCGTCTGCGACCCGAGCAAGCTGGTCACCGCGCTGGGGGAGACCTTCGCCATACCGGTCGAGGTGGTGCGCATGGCCCGCCGTCCCGAGCAGGCATTCCTCGAGTCGCTGGGGGCCCGGGCCAGCTGGCGGCAGCGGGCCGACGGCTCCGGACCGTTCGTCACCGACGAGGGCAACTGGATCCTGGACGCCGACTTCGGCCCCCTGGACGACCCCGCGGCGGTGCTCCGCAGGCTGCAGGAGCGGGCCGGCGTCGTCGAGGTCGGGCTGTTCCTGGGCCTAGCCGACGTCGTCCTGGTGGCCGAGCCGGACGGCGTCCGCGAGCTGCACCGCTCGAGGAGCTAG
- a CDS encoding hemerythrin domain-containing protein, which yields MEPAELLNSVAAQRAELRHGMGALEQALAAPAVRPTWAVRVYTALAELDHDLKVHVLVTEGEDGLYIRILKDAPRLAAAVHRLTTEHQTMRTQIDDLLRATMDGADVDVEGVRQAGTTLLALIAHHRQTGGDLLYEAYESDIGGET from the coding sequence ATGGAACCCGCCGAGCTGCTCAACTCGGTCGCCGCACAGCGTGCCGAGCTGCGGCATGGAATGGGTGCGCTCGAGCAGGCCCTGGCCGCCCCCGCGGTACGCCCCACCTGGGCGGTCCGCGTGTACACGGCGCTGGCCGAGCTCGACCACGACCTGAAGGTGCACGTGCTCGTGACCGAGGGGGAGGACGGGCTGTACATCCGGATCCTGAAGGACGCGCCGCGGCTGGCCGCCGCCGTCCACCGGCTGACCACCGAGCACCAGACGATGCGGACGCAGATCGACGACCTACTGAGGGCCACCATGGACGGCGCCGACGTCGACGTGGAGGGTGTCCGCCAAGCCGGGACGACGCTTCTCGCGCTGATCGCCCACCACCGGCAGACCGGCGGCGACCTGCTGTACGAGGCCTACGAGTCCGACATCGGCGGCGAGACCTGA